A genome region from Crossiella equi includes the following:
- a CDS encoding ABC transporter permease, which yields MNVLRVVGNAARAGWADYTAVYTLRSWLLGWLLRVLCQVAFFTSVGRLVGAGASPAYLLVGNAVLIAAMESCMVVASTTWERRAGTLPLLVASGTHPAAVFCGRSVHWVATGTLTSLTSLAVIGLAVEPSLLGRGFLLAVPLVLLVAASTYCFALVLAALVLRFMELRNVIGNLAYLGLMVLCGVQVPVGYWPPVLQHVAAALPLTHGLSAVRAALGEGQVLRPAALEAVVGLCWLGLAVLAFRWLVDGGRRDGSIEFND from the coding sequence ATGAACGTGCTGCGGGTCGTGGGCAACGCGGCCAGGGCCGGTTGGGCGGACTACACGGCGGTGTACACGCTGCGCAGCTGGCTGCTGGGCTGGCTGCTGCGGGTGCTGTGCCAGGTCGCGTTCTTCACCTCGGTGGGCCGCCTGGTCGGCGCGGGCGCGAGCCCGGCCTACCTGCTGGTGGGCAACGCGGTGCTGATCGCGGCGATGGAGAGCTGCATGGTGGTGGCCTCCACCACCTGGGAACGCCGGGCGGGCACCCTGCCGCTGCTGGTCGCCTCGGGCACCCACCCGGCGGCGGTGTTCTGCGGCCGCAGCGTGCACTGGGTGGCCACCGGCACGCTCACCTCGCTCACCTCCCTGGCGGTGATCGGTCTGGCGGTCGAACCGTCCCTGCTGGGCCGGGGCTTCCTGCTGGCGGTCCCGCTGGTCCTGCTGGTCGCGGCCAGCACGTACTGCTTCGCCCTGGTGCTGGCCGCCCTGGTGCTGCGGTTCATGGAGCTGCGCAACGTGATCGGCAACCTGGCCTACCTGGGCCTGATGGTGCTGTGCGGCGTGCAGGTCCCGGTGGGCTACTGGCCGCCGGTGCTCCAGCACGTGGCCGCCGCCCTGCCCCTGACCCACGGCCTGTCCGCCGTCCGCGCGGCCCTGGGCGAGGGCCAGGTGCTGCGCCCGGCCGCCCTGGAGGCCGTGGTCGGGCTGTGCTGGCTCGGGCTGGCCGTGCTGGCCTTCCGCTGGCTGGTGGACGGCGGCCGCCGGGACGGGTCGATCGAGTTCAACGACTGA